The genomic segment GCGAATTCGTGGTTCCTAATTCTTTGACATATTCAAGCTTGCTATCAGCTTGTGCTAGTTTACAGATTCTCAAAGAAGGGAAACAAGTCCATGGATTGGTGTTGAAACTAGGACTTGATTTGGATTTTTGTATTGAGAGTGCACTAATGAACATGTACTCTAAATGTGGAAGCATGGACGACGCCTTGCGTATTTTTAACTCTGTAGATAAGTTTGATGATGTTTTCATGACTATTGTGCTTGTGGGTTTTGCTCAAAATGGGCTTGAAGAAGAGGCTAttcaaatctttttaaaaatGATGAAACAAGGAATTGACATTGATCCAAATATGGTGTCTGCTATTCTTGGTGTTTTTGGTACTGACACTTCTTTGGGTCTTGGCCAGCAAATCCACTCATTGATCATCAAAAAAAGATTTGACACCAACCTTTTTGTCAGCAATGGGCTGATCAACATGTATTCTAAATGTGGAAATTTGGAGGAGTCGATGAAAGCTTTCAGTCGCATTGCTCGGAGGAACTCGGTGTCTTGGAATTCTTTAATAGCAGCGTTTGCTCGACATGGTGATGGACTAAAAGCCATTCAATTATATGAAGAAATGTTATCAGAAGGGGTAGAGCCTACCGATGTTACATTCATTTCGTTGCTCCATGCTTGCAGCCATGTTGGCTTAGTTGAGAAAGGCATGGAGTTTTTTGAATCCATGAGCAAATTTCATCACATCAATCCAAGAATGGAACATTATGCTTGTGTGGTTGATCTGTTAGGAAGAGCAGGGCGGCTCAGTGACGCTAAAAAATTTATAGATGACTTGCCGGATAGACCAGGAATTCTTGTATGGCAAGCCCTGCTTGGTGCCTGTTCTATTCATGGAGATTCCGAAATGGGAAAATACGCTGCTGAGCAGTGGTTTTTGTTAGAACCTGAAAACCCTGCTCCATATGTTCAGTTGGCGAATATATATTCTTGTGAAGGACAATGGAAAGACAGAGCCAGGACTATAAAGAGAATGAAAGAGGAGGGCTTATCCAAGGAACCCGGTACAAGTTGGATTGAGATTGAGAGAAAGGTTCATAGCTTTGTTGTGTGTGATCAGATGCATCCACAAGCCGAGACCATTTACTCGGTCCTTGCGGAGTTGTTTTTGCAACTGGTTGACGAAGGATACAAGCCGGATATGAAGTTTATTCTGCATTGCACGGGCCAGAATGACGAGGGGAGTCAACATGAAGCAACTGGTTGCTAGTAATCGAACCGTTTTAGAAACTAATTGAGCTGGTCATTATTGTGATTTACTTGTTTAGACATAATCTTGATGCTAGAATGGACCTTCCAGTACTTTGGTATTGCCTCTTGTGCCCGGAATACCCCCTCGAAAATATACAAATAAAGGAAAACTGAGAATGAAAAAGATGAAGTTTGTGTACAAGAAATTGAAGTGAGCCCATATATGCTATGAATTCTTCAGTCACCATCTGTTGTAGAACTTGCAGAGTTTGTACACAAGAATATGTTTTGGCTCAATTGGCAGAAATCTATTGTTGCCTCGTGGTTCAAATATAGAGGTTTTCAAAATAGACTCGTTGATTTAATATTCACCCGACATTATAATCGAAcccgatttgacccgacttaaaaatagatttacaatcatgtaaaaatcaatgtggacatAAGCTTGATTATGAACCAAACCGAAACACTTGACTCGAAATCGACccaatgacccgaatgaacacctataTTCATTTATGTGAAATGGACTTGCTTGAGTAGGTAAATGGTGCATTTCTTTAAAACTGGaaatttagctttttttttttccttttgatttGGATCATAATAAACTCAAAGAACTTTACAATACGATTGTGGTTTAGTGATAAGGTACAAGCATCCcattgttaattgtttgttGAAGCttattcaataatgaatgaacataCATCAAAGTTTTCTGACATTTGGTACACTATCTGGATGGTATTTTGCTGATCCAGTGAAATGAATATGGAATATGTAGATGCATGATTTCTCATTATTTTGATATAACTCTCATGAACCTATTTATAGATGAGAATATGCCTGCAGCTCGAGCAAACAAAGAAGGTCCCTCTTCGACCTTCTCTTGTACATCTCCGAAAATATACTGCATTAAATACAAGCAAATATTCAAGTAACAATAAGAAAGAACtcatattaataaaacaaaGGCATTTACATTTGTGCATGGGCTGCCCTTTGATTGTAAGTTTAAACTATCATTGTGAAAGGCGAAAAACTGACCTCTAGTTCTTCAGCATCAGGACGGCTAATCAGTTCTTTAGCGAGCAAATACCTGCCCGGCCTTTCCTTATCATCATAAAATACTTTCCATAATCTGTTGATAGCAAAAATCTGAGTCAATAATAGTAAcgaataaagtatataacaacAGTATACTGTACTTACCCAGGATAACACCTGAACACTGCACCAGCAGCCATAGGTCTCATTGAATAGACCACCGAAAATGTTCTGCAATGTGTATGAGACATTTCAAGGTAGTTAAAAATAAGATCACACCAGAGTGAATTGGAACACTTGAACAAACTAGGAGATTCGGCAAATGTCTGTGAGACTGATGGTTGcctatatgattatgattttaacaAAGCAATATGTAGGAATCTTGATGCTGATCAATGGGGATAAATGAACTAGAAATTCTAGGTTGAAAGAGAGGAAAGGGAACCTACCTCAGGAAGTAGCGTCTTAACTTGCGGACATTCATTCCGACTCCTACATCTTCACTGACAAGACGAGGATTCCACATGATAAGAGGCCTTGGCTAAGATATGAGAAATTTCATAAGATGTAAGCAGCTATGAACGGAAACCCATTTAAGGGTATTATACTCCTGAAAACCCGAAATAACagtcacaattttttttttgaaaaaaaccaTTCAGCATTTCATTTCATTCTACATCGTATCCTTGCATCTATGGTtcaaatttaagggttttatcCAATTAACAAAATGGCTCATTGCCTGTACTTGCATATCAGACAGGAAACACGTTTGTACTTAATTTGGCTTATGTCGTAAGCTATCTCTTCTCTAGTGCAATTATCAAATAACATGTTGACAAACAAGCATATAATAGCAAGTATTCTAACTGTTTCTCGTCAAACAGAATAACATTTGGATAATCGGACTTCGGTAGAGCAAGCTGAGTGAAATATGAGTTTTTTCCCTAACATTCAAATTTGGAAGTGAAGATAGATACCGGGTCATCTGAGAGAAGAGAAGCAATTTTCTCGACATATTCCAACATCTGATAATCAGGAACCACCATGACAACAATCTCGTCATCATCTTCAACAGGTTTCCTGTCACTTAAGCTTCAAGGAAATGCAAACACGAAAATTTAGCATTTACTGTTAAGATATCTTAATGTGTGAACAGAATTCAGGAAAGAACTTGAACAAGTTCATTCGATAAAAAGGTTGAACATGTTTACCTTGAAAATCCAAACACAGCATCTTTCCATTTATATTTCAACAGTGCAGCAGCTCCCGTATCTGGAAAGATTGCTTTTACTTTCTGTTACCCAAAACAGAAGTATAAGCCCGAGTTATGCAGAAGAGGTGAAGGACTGCAATAATAAAGCTACGATTCCATCTCGTAGAACATACCAAAAGTTCCTATAGATTGAGGCTTTTAACTGACCTGACATTCGGTTTCTTCTATAAGTGTATCCAAGAATACCCTTGATAGTTCCCATAGCTCAGCTTGTGCACCTTCATCGTCCAAAAATTGCAGCTGTGGTATCAGAAGCTCAACCTATCTCGGGAAGTAATGAAGGTATgaattgaaaattaagaaaaccaATTATGCATCTTAAAGCAATACCAGCCATTTCATCTTGCAGATTTGCACTTGAGCCTATGATTTACCTATTACTGATACATGTATGTACCGTTTCCAGAATCGATGCCAATTATTCTATTCCAGGCTACACACTTCCTACATAGAAATTTGTTGTGTTTTTTCCGAACAGGCATTTCCATTGTGGGACAAAGAATTacataactactcgaaaaaattttgtttggtactcaataataaaagtaataatggaaatgactttttattaaaattttcacGGAATATGTTATgtcattttcataataattaagCGACAAGTGGTTTTCTTTACAAATTCCTATTACTACCTAATACCTCTCTTCCAAGAGGCAATTGATggaattttcaaatttatgaagaaataaattattaaagtaggACAAACATGATCATTAACCTTGTCAAGTAATTATTCTAACTAAAttgtattatgttttttatactATTCTAAGTATTTGATATCAACAACTAAATGAGTTATACGTAGTTGCGTTAAATTTGAGTGCATATACAAAAGAGTATCAATCCTAACTCGATACGAATTGTGGGAAGTTGACAAACATTTTGTTTAGTGAAACACTTACAATAGCTCTTGAACCTCCAGCATCTACAAACGAAGCGCTAGCTTGACTTGATTGTCGAACCGCACCCACCAAGTCAGAAGGCAAGCAACTGTCATATAATTAGAAAGCTCAAGTCAAGTGATATTTCTgacattatttttcattgtatGCTTTAACTTCAGTCAAGAGACTTAGATCATTAAAATGTAGGTAAAAAGATAACTATTGTGAATGATGAGATTCAAGTCTAGCAATCAATCTTTAATGGCTAAGATCAATAGTAAAGCCCTTGATTGGTAAAACCACAAAATCAGAAATTAGGAATTCAAGTGCAAAAATGTAAAAGTCAAAGCAATCAATCTACACCAAGATTTACGGAAGTTTACCCAATGTTAGCTACGTCCTCCCTAAGCCTAGATGTGTTTCTTAATTGATGAAAAACGAAGTTCTTGGAGAACGCCAATGAGGTTTCTAGAGTTGGAGAATACAACTAAGTGTTTAAGGCTAGATGGTTAGGATTACAATTGAAAGAGAATACGATCTTTTGGGAGTAGCTTTGATTGGGTCTTAGTGTATTggaagtatatatgtttaacaTAACAAAATCTAATCAAGAAAGCTTTAACTCAATCTTGAAACACACAATTTTGTATGAGCTGAATTTATCAAGGTACATCAAGGAGTAGggctatatatacatacaagaGAATGTAGCAAGCTAAGAGTGAATTATATCTAACAACATTCTGTTACACTAACAGAAGTTGGTTAGAATTAGTCTAACTACCTTTGTGCTTCTTGTTGATGTACATGGGTTGTTTGGTGAGGCACACGGATTGCTTGACATGGAGAGGTGAGTTGCTCATGACTTCCAACAATATATTGATCATACCCCAATACATAATCATTAGATTTAAGGAACGAAAAACCAAGCAACGAGCAAAAGCCCCAGCACGCTCATGCCGAGTGG from the Amaranthus tricolor cultivar Red isolate AtriRed21 chromosome 12, ASM2621246v1, whole genome shotgun sequence genome contains:
- the LOC130796741 gene encoding uncharacterized protein LOC130796741; translated protein: MATSSQPSLLSYHFCCCSNSNTTNSTSATRFPSSISLSTLHGSRRRTQLSTNHSLSLTRTHAKFEKFEGSEDSPVQLQQEDEQVFPQVKEEDDDCLPSDLVGAVRQSSQASASFVDAGGSRAIVELLIPQLQFLDDEGAQAELWELSRVFLDTLIEETECQKVKAIFPDTGAAALLKYKWKDAVFGFSSLSDRKPVEDDDEIVVMVVPDYQMLEYVEKIASLLSDDPPRPLIMWNPRLVSEDVGVGMNVRKLRRYFLRTFSVVYSMRPMAAGAVFRCYPGLWKVFYDDKERPGRYLLAKELISRPDAEELEYIFGDVQEKVEEGPSLFARAAGIFSSINRFMRVISK
- the LOC130796740 gene encoding pentatricopeptide repeat-containing protein At3g05340, whose product is MKPRWISHNLISLTHPHFFFSSFITTFCNSPFFTPNDFSHIQISRLLSICGKEGNLNLGSSLHSSIVKRHYLYHHKFHNDPRTVIAVWNSLLSMYAKCRSLGDALKVFYEMPMRDTISWNSLIYGFLSCRQFEIGFKYFREMIELGIGYLDRCTFTTVLSACDDLSFLKLTNMIHGLVIQSGYKGETTIGNALITSYFKCGCAESGKHVFLEMGEKNFVTWTAVISGLVKTGLCEESLNVFSTMRSEFVVPNSLTYSSLLSACASLQILKEGKQVHGLVLKLGLDLDFCIESALMNMYSKCGSMDDALRIFNSVDKFDDVFMTIVLVGFAQNGLEEEAIQIFLKMMKQGIDIDPNMVSAILGVFGTDTSLGLGQQIHSLIIKKRFDTNLFVSNGLINMYSKCGNLEESMKAFSRIARRNSVSWNSLIAAFARHGDGLKAIQLYEEMLSEGVEPTDVTFISLLHACSHVGLVEKGMEFFESMSKFHHINPRMEHYACVVDLLGRAGRLSDAKKFIDDLPDRPGILVWQALLGACSIHGDSEMGKYAAEQWFLLEPENPAPYVQLANIYSCEGQWKDRARTIKRMKEEGLSKEPGTSWIEIERKVHSFVVCDQMHPQAETIYSVLAELFLQLVDEGYKPDMKFILHCTGQNDEGSQHEATGC